A region from the Sorex araneus isolate mSorAra2 chromosome 6, mSorAra2.pri, whole genome shotgun sequence genome encodes:
- the ARPIN gene encoding arpin isoform X1 has protein sequence MSRIYHDSALRNKAVHSTRLPGPWDPAAHQGGAGVLLEGELVDVSRHSILDAHGRKERYYVLYIQPNCIHRRKFDTKGNEIEPNFSATKKVNTGFLMSSYKVEAKGDTDRLTAEALKGLVEKPELLELTQSLTPANTVAFWMLESEMEAMELELGVGVRLKTRGDGPFLDSLARLEAGTVTKCNFAGDAKTRASWTDNIMAQKAAGGTPAETLEQGDGAEDAEWDD, from the exons ATGAGCCGCATCTACCACGACAGCGCCCTGCGGAACAAGGCGGTGCACAGCACGCGGCTGCCAGGGCCCTGGGACCCTGCCGCCCACCAGGG GGGAGCAGGCGTCCTGCTGGAGGGAGAGCTGGTGGACGTGTCGAGGCACAGCATCTTGGACGCTCACGGCAGGAAG GAACGGTATTATGTGCTGTATATCCAGCCCAATTGTATCCATCGGCGAAAGTTTGACACCAAGGGAAATGAAATTGAACCCAATTTCAGTGCCACCAAGAAAGTGAACACCGGCTTCCTTATGTCATCCTACA AGGTGGAAGCCAAGGGAGACACAGACAGACTCACTGCTGAGGCGCTGAAGGGGCTGGTGGAGAAGCCTGAACTGCTTGAGCTGACACAAAGCCTCACCCCTGCAAACACTGTGGCCTTCTGGATGCTGGAGTCAGAGATGGAGGCGAtggagctggagctgggggtCGGGGTACGACTGAAAACTCGGGGCGATGGCCCCTTCCTAG ATTCATTAGCTCGACTCGAGGCTGGCACAGTGACCAAGTGCAACTTTGCGGGTGATGCGAAGACTAGGGCATCCTGGACAGACAACATCATGGCCCAGAAGGCTGCTGGGGGGACCCCAGCAGAGACCCTCGAGCAGGGAGATGGGGCAGAGGACGCTGAGTGG GATGACTGA
- the ARPIN gene encoding arpin isoform X2 yields MSRIYHDSALRNKAVHSTRLPGPWDPAAHQGGAGVLLEGELVDVSRHSILDAHGRKERYYVLYIQPNCIHRRKFDTKGNEIEPNFSATKKVNTGFLMSSYKVEAKGDTDRLTAEALKGLVEKPELLELTQSLTPANTVAFWMLESEMEAMELELGVGVRLKTRGDGPFLDSLARLEAGTVTKCNFAGDAKTRASWTDNIMAQKAAGGTPAETLEQGDGAEDAEWVG; encoded by the exons ATGAGCCGCATCTACCACGACAGCGCCCTGCGGAACAAGGCGGTGCACAGCACGCGGCTGCCAGGGCCCTGGGACCCTGCCGCCCACCAGGG GGGAGCAGGCGTCCTGCTGGAGGGAGAGCTGGTGGACGTGTCGAGGCACAGCATCTTGGACGCTCACGGCAGGAAG GAACGGTATTATGTGCTGTATATCCAGCCCAATTGTATCCATCGGCGAAAGTTTGACACCAAGGGAAATGAAATTGAACCCAATTTCAGTGCCACCAAGAAAGTGAACACCGGCTTCCTTATGTCATCCTACA AGGTGGAAGCCAAGGGAGACACAGACAGACTCACTGCTGAGGCGCTGAAGGGGCTGGTGGAGAAGCCTGAACTGCTTGAGCTGACACAAAGCCTCACCCCTGCAAACACTGTGGCCTTCTGGATGCTGGAGTCAGAGATGGAGGCGAtggagctggagctgggggtCGGGGTACGACTGAAAACTCGGGGCGATGGCCCCTTCCTAG ATTCATTAGCTCGACTCGAGGCTGGCACAGTGACCAAGTGCAACTTTGCGGGTGATGCGAAGACTAGGGCATCCTGGACAGACAACATCATGGCCCAGAAGGCTGCTGGGGGGACCCCAGCAGAGACCCTCGAGCAGGGAGATGGGGCAGAGGACGCTGAGTGGGTAG GATGA